One genomic region from Terasakiella sp. SH-1 encodes:
- a CDS encoding iron ABC transporter permease, whose amino-acid sequence MNEAVATANMAQGVAKNRWAWLNVWTVGTVLIALMAVAPICAVIYLSLTPGDDIWSHLVETVLTDYISNTLLLMIFVALGTLSIGVGSAWVVSMCRFPGKKIFEWALLLPMAMPAYVIAYVYTDILEYAGPIQTMLRDIFGWETKREYWFPEIRSLGGAASMMTLVLYPYVYLLSRAAFLEQSVCVLEASRVLGRGPWRSFFSVALPLARPAIVIGLSLVMMETLNDFGTVDFFAVNTFTLGIYDVWLNMNNIAGAAQLSCMLLFFVMFLIAAERFGRRKQKFHHTTSKYKALPGYELPFKFALLATIGCALPIVLGFVLPAGVLFYYAIIHYDPYATSEVLGHAGNSALLSVVAAVLAIAIGTFMAYGVRLRKEKTLKFMVRFASLGYAVPGSVLAVGVLVTLGGLDNGIDAYMRENWGISTGLIFSGTIAAVTYGYLVRFLALSFGSVEASLGKVTPNMDGAARSLGHGAFATLRKIHVPIIRGSMLTAVMMVFVDCMKELPITVILRPFNFHTLATYVHQYASDEQLGEASLAALAIVGFGIFPVIVLSIAINKSRPGHH is encoded by the coding sequence ATGAACGAAGCAGTCGCCACAGCGAATATGGCCCAAGGGGTGGCAAAAAACAGATGGGCATGGCTTAATGTCTGGACGGTCGGGACTGTTCTTATTGCCCTGATGGCTGTTGCCCCAATCTGTGCGGTGATCTATCTCAGCCTGACACCGGGGGATGATATTTGGTCCCATCTGGTTGAGACGGTTCTAACGGACTATATCTCGAACACACTTTTGTTGATGATCTTTGTCGCGCTTGGCACCCTCTCCATCGGGGTGGGGTCTGCCTGGGTTGTCAGCATGTGCCGTTTTCCCGGTAAAAAGATTTTTGAATGGGCCTTGTTGTTGCCCATGGCGATGCCTGCTTATGTAATCGCCTATGTCTATACGGACATTTTGGAATATGCAGGTCCGATCCAGACCATGCTGCGTGACATTTTCGGCTGGGAAACCAAGCGTGAATATTGGTTCCCGGAAATTCGTTCCCTTGGTGGGGCGGCGAGCATGATGACATTGGTGCTCTATCCCTATGTTTATCTGCTGTCGCGTGCTGCCTTTTTGGAGCAATCCGTTTGTGTGTTGGAAGCCAGCCGTGTCTTGGGCCGTGGACCGTGGCGCAGCTTTTTCTCCGTTGCCCTGCCACTGGCGCGTCCGGCCATTGTGATTGGCCTGTCACTGGTGATGATGGAAACATTGAATGATTTCGGGACTGTGGATTTTTTCGCGGTAAATACTTTCACCCTGGGTATTTATGACGTGTGGCTGAATATGAACAATATTGCCGGGGCGGCGCAGCTTTCCTGTATGTTGTTGTTCTTCGTAATGTTTTTGATTGCAGCAGAACGTTTTGGTCGCCGTAAACAGAAATTCCACCACACTACGTCTAAATATAAAGCGCTGCCCGGCTATGAACTGCCGTTTAAATTTGCCCTGCTGGCGACAATCGGCTGTGCACTGCCCATCGTTCTTGGCTTTGTTCTGCCAGCAGGTGTGTTGTTCTATTATGCGATCATCCATTATGATCCGTATGCGACATCTGAAGTTCTCGGCCATGCAGGTAACAGTGCACTTCTGTCTGTTGTTGCGGCGGTTCTTGCCATTGCTATTGGGACATTCATGGCTTATGGCGTGCGCTTGCGCAAAGAAAAGACCCTGAAATTCATGGTGCGTTTTGCCAGCCTAGGTTATGCGGTACCGGGCTCTGTTCTGGCCGTGGGGGTGTTGGTGACACTTGGTGGTCTGGATAACGGGATTGATGCCTATATGCGTGAAAACTGGGGCATTTCCACCGGATTGATTTTCAGTGGCACCATTGCGGCCGTGACCTACGGTTATCTTGTGCGTTTCCTGGCGCTGTCTTTTGGTAGTGTGGAAGCCAGTCTGGGTAAAGTTACCCCGAATATGGATGGGGCAGCACGCAGTCTGGGGCATGGGGCCTTTGCCACCTTGCGCAAAATTCATGTGCCGATCATTCGCGGTTCCATGTTGACCGCGGTGATGATGGTTTTTGTGGATTGTATGAAGGAGCTGCCCATTACGGTGATCCTGCGTCCCTTTAACTTCCATACGCTGGCAACTTACGTGCATCAATATGCATCTGACGAACAATTGGGCGAAGCGTCACTCGCGGCCCTGGCAATTGTGGGCTTCGGGATCTTCCCGGTGATTGTGCTCTCTATTGCCATTAACAAATCCCGCCCTGGGCACCATTAA
- a CDS encoding ABC transporter ATP-binding protein yields MQGLHIYGVTHSYGSNKVLNGASLTIPAGELVCLLGPSGCGKSTILRLAGGLETLQEGNIVIDGETVANSDMCLPPERRKIGLMFQDYALFPHLDIMDNVTFGLHGMEKSKAERRALEMLEQVGMSQYVRAYPHMLSGGQQQRVALARALAPEPKLLLLDEPFSGLDTNMREKIRQETLSVLRDAGVATLMVTHDPEEAMYMADRIKILGRGGKILQAGSPNEIYYNPADEFVANLFGMMNKLEGIAKGGMVETPLGKVAYKDKNIRDGELVQVLVRPEGILFDNKPGENAVKVEVVSNHLLGHSSIVRMRVPDGSDKGLMLDGRVHREFTPELDNETWATVDPVNAFVFPLKSVEQNNEPQEQASPIAAQ; encoded by the coding sequence ATGCAAGGACTTCATATCTACGGTGTTACGCACTCTTACGGTTCAAACAAGGTTCTTAATGGTGCCTCTTTGACAATTCCGGCAGGTGAGCTGGTTTGTCTGCTTGGCCCATCCGGTTGTGGTAAATCCACTATCCTGCGTTTGGCAGGTGGACTGGAAACATTGCAGGAAGGCAATATCGTCATTGATGGCGAAACCGTTGCCAATTCTGACATGTGCCTGCCGCCGGAACGCCGTAAAATTGGTTTGATGTTTCAGGATTATGCCCTGTTTCCGCATCTCGATATCATGGATAACGTTACCTTTGGTCTGCATGGGATGGAAAAATCCAAGGCGGAAAGACGCGCTCTTGAAATGCTGGAGCAGGTTGGGATGAGCCAATATGTCCGTGCCTACCCTCATATGCTTTCCGGTGGTCAGCAACAACGTGTTGCTCTGGCCCGTGCCTTGGCTCCGGAACCCAAGCTTTTGTTGTTGGATGAACCATTTTCCGGTCTCGATACCAACATGCGTGAAAAAATCCGTCAGGAAACGCTCTCTGTCCTGCGTGATGCAGGGGTTGCAACATTGATGGTCACGCATGATCCGGAAGAGGCCATGTATATGGCGGATCGTATCAAGATTCTGGGCCGTGGCGGTAAAATCCTGCAAGCAGGTAGCCCGAATGAAATTTACTATAACCCTGCCGATGAGTTTGTCGCCAACCTGTTTGGTATGATGAACAAGCTGGAAGGGATTGCCAAAGGGGGAATGGTTGAAACACCCCTTGGCAAGGTAGCCTATAAAGACAAGAATATCCGTGATGGGGAACTGGTTCAGGTTCTGGTTCGCCCGGAAGGTATCCTGTTTGACAATAAGCCGGGTGAAAATGCGGTGAAGGTGGAAGTGGTTTCCAATCATCTGTTGGGTCACAGCAGTATTGTGCGTATGCGTGTGCCTGATGGCAGTGATAAGGGCCTGATGTTGGATGGGCGCGTGCATCGTGAATTCACCCCAGAATTGGATAATGAAACATGGGCGACGGTTGATCCGGTCAATGCCTTTGTTTTTCCCTTGAAAAGCGTCGAGCAAAATAACGAGCCTCAAGAACAAGCAAGCCCCATTGCTGCCCAATAA
- a CDS encoding hemerythrin domain-containing protein — translation MIDIDDSFLLECEEIDKDHAWLNQLAEDINAAIDENRPQDCAELSRRFVSLCKKHFGAEEALLKKIDYPDAKHHHEHHQSLYGKMDTILKLGEAAASNELARKSLKKEVFYLLMDDIINEDLSFKEFVHSINKAG, via the coding sequence ATGATTGATATTGATGATTCATTTTTACTGGAATGTGAAGAAATCGACAAAGATCATGCATGGTTAAATCAGCTGGCAGAAGATATTAATGCCGCCATTGATGAAAACCGGCCACAAGACTGTGCTGAGCTGTCTCGTCGTTTTGTCAGCCTGTGTAAAAAGCATTTCGGGGCAGAAGAAGCCTTGCTCAAGAAAATCGACTACCCTGATGCCAAGCACCATCATGAACACCATCAGTCTTTATACGGTAAGATGGATACGATCTTGAAGCTGGGCGAAGCGGCTGCGAGCAACGAGCTGGCCCGCAAAAGCCTGAAAAAAGAAGTCTTCTATCTGTTGATGGACGACATTATTAATGAGGATCTCTCTTTTAAAGAGTTTGTCCATAGCATCAATAAGGCTGGCTAA
- a CDS encoding sterol desaturase family protein: MDIFLSYWQGTFDLVINPQKRLFWGYLLSACLLAFFYLFFIRKNSPHTSVRQIFGKDIWWSPSAKSDYLIILINKLVMMGVVPLLIGKLVIATFIFENLHHVFDGRTQIATGLSDHTIALIFTLSLFLLEDGSKYLVHRWLHTVPFLWAFHKVHHTAETLTPLTVLRVHPVEGILFALRAIFVQAVCLGSFFFFFGNRFELIDVLGANAVLFVFHITGSNLRHSHVWLPYWPFLEHLLISPAQHQIHHSVAERHYDKNYGAVLAVWDWMGKSLYLSKGEENIHFGVVGEETPHHLKTVYLTPFTEALQALPPKRSPTSSNWKQQE; the protein is encoded by the coding sequence ATGGATATTTTTCTTTCATATTGGCAAGGCACCTTTGATCTGGTGATCAACCCGCAGAAACGATTGTTTTGGGGTTATCTGCTCAGCGCCTGCCTACTCGCCTTTTTTTATCTGTTTTTTATCCGTAAAAATTCTCCACACACCTCTGTTCGCCAAATTTTTGGCAAAGACATCTGGTGGTCGCCATCCGCCAAAAGTGATTATCTGATCATTCTGATTAACAAGCTGGTCATGATGGGAGTGGTCCCGCTTTTGATCGGCAAGCTGGTGATTGCAACCTTTATTTTTGAAAATCTCCACCATGTCTTTGATGGGCGTACACAAATCGCTACAGGTTTAAGCGATCATACCATTGCCCTGATTTTTACCTTGAGCCTGTTTTTACTTGAAGACGGATCCAAATATCTCGTCCATCGCTGGCTTCATACCGTGCCCTTTCTCTGGGCTTTTCATAAGGTACATCATACGGCAGAGACGCTTACGCCTTTAACCGTGCTGCGCGTTCATCCTGTGGAAGGTATTCTCTTTGCCCTGCGTGCCATTTTTGTGCAGGCCGTCTGTTTAGGCAGTTTCTTCTTTTTCTTTGGCAACCGCTTTGAACTGATTGATGTACTTGGCGCAAATGCCGTGCTTTTTGTCTTCCATATCACCGGCTCCAACCTGCGCCACAGCCATGTCTGGCTGCCCTATTGGCCGTTTCTCGAACATCTCCTGATCTCACCGGCGCAACATCAAATCCACCATTCTGTGGCTGAGCGTCATTATGATAAAAATTACGGGGCTGTACTAGCGGTTTGGGACTGGATGGGCAAAAGCCTTTATCTGTCCAAAGGGGAAGAAAACATCCACTTTGGCGTTGTGGGGGAAGAGACACCACATCATCTAAAAACAGTCTATCTCACACCGTTTACTGAAGCACTACAGGCCCTCCCCCCCAAACGTTCCCCCACGTCATCAAATTGGAAACAACAAGAATAA
- a CDS encoding DUF4856 domain-containing protein — MKLSLKLGVSALGLVLLSGTAMANGDVYSGFPITVKDYAGKKTSSVAYTGQIARHTLHDSLKKLAGKGNGKPNPDLKAQLLSYYASKDKGRAIIAPTTKGPFAISQTDVDGISKGKDLASKTFKGVITGMPGNMKGADLVKFWIDKASSANKGVDPVAGYNYPQLISKFILGAVMYNQAVDNYLDEGMSAKKKPNDKAYKDGAPYTGKEHYWDEAFGYFGAPAHTLTLTPAQVVDIAKRKDSAVALADYNKDGKIDLRTEMTFGPAYYAAGFDKGGKTTYLRDITKAYLDGRKTITEAKGEKLTSDQRVKVKGYASVIAENWEMVLAEATFKYAGSVYKDMEKLKTIVDAKGDTSKAVGKYIKHWGELKGFSLALQTGKNNLGSVADELNTLVGAGPLMLDGSQVSNIDGRGNYLRDQGNTSWSQYMVQMAQVQKLMIDKMGVTARGNDVTAGLEDMLSKLGDQEAAEAD; from the coding sequence ATGAAACTTTCTTTGAAACTTGGCGTTTCCGCTCTTGGCCTTGTTCTGCTTTCTGGCACGGCAATGGCTAATGGTGACGTTTATTCTGGTTTCCCCATCACAGTCAAAGATTACGCAGGTAAGAAAACATCTTCTGTTGCTTACACCGGCCAAATCGCACGCCACACACTACATGATTCTTTGAAGAAACTGGCAGGTAAAGGTAACGGCAAGCCGAACCCGGATTTGAAAGCACAATTGCTGTCCTATTACGCCAGCAAAGATAAAGGCCGTGCCATTATTGCCCCAACAACCAAAGGCCCGTTTGCCATTTCACAAACAGATGTGGATGGTATCTCCAAAGGCAAGGATCTGGCCAGCAAAACCTTTAAAGGTGTGATTACAGGTATGCCGGGCAACATGAAAGGGGCTGATCTGGTTAAATTCTGGATCGACAAAGCATCCTCCGCCAACAAAGGTGTGGACCCGGTTGCAGGCTATAACTACCCGCAGCTGATTTCCAAGTTCATCCTAGGTGCGGTCATGTACAACCAGGCGGTTGACAACTACCTTGATGAAGGTATGTCCGCCAAGAAGAAGCCAAACGACAAAGCGTATAAAGATGGCGCACCTTACACAGGGAAAGAGCACTATTGGGACGAAGCTTTCGGTTACTTCGGTGCGCCGGCCCATACCCTGACGCTGACCCCGGCACAGGTTGTTGATATTGCCAAACGTAAAGACAGCGCGGTTGCTCTGGCTGATTACAACAAAGACGGCAAGATTGACCTGCGCACAGAAATGACATTCGGCCCGGCTTATTATGCCGCTGGCTTCGATAAAGGTGGCAAGACAACTTACCTGCGCGATATCACCAAAGCTTATCTGGATGGTCGTAAAACCATCACAGAAGCCAAAGGGGAAAAACTGACATCTGATCAGCGCGTAAAAGTGAAAGGCTATGCCTCTGTCATTGCTGAAAACTGGGAAATGGTTCTGGCGGAAGCAACCTTCAAATATGCCGGTTCTGTCTATAAAGACATGGAAAAGCTGAAAACCATTGTTGATGCCAAAGGTGATACATCCAAAGCTGTTGGCAAATACATCAAACACTGGGGTGAGCTGAAAGGTTTCTCTTTGGCGCTGCAAACAGGTAAAAACAACCTCGGTTCTGTTGCTGACGAGCTGAACACACTGGTGGGTGCTGGCCCGCTGATGCTTGATGGTAGCCAGGTCTCCAACATTGATGGCCGTGGCAACTATCTGCGTGATCAGGGCAACACATCTTGGAGCCAGTATATGGTTCAGATGGCACAGGTTCAAAAGCTGATGATCGACAAAATGGGCGTAACAGCCCGTGGCAACGATGTAACAGCTGGCTTGGAAGACATGCTGAGCAAACTGGGTGATCAGGAAGCTGCTGAAGCAGATTAA
- a CDS encoding 2Fe-2S iron-sulfur cluster binding domain-containing protein — translation MSTNYKISLSTRDGQNVHFDCPEGSDVLTAAENAGYSLPAVCRGGGCGTCKGNCSKGNYELTDINPEALSKEAQEEGQVLFCRTFPKSDLDVAINSDLNHISQGPAKSFKADITAVDDMGGEVRRLLVTVQSNEDGESCPPFEPGQFFELQIPGTDIWRAYSVANAPNWASELEFIIRLQPNGKFSHWIANEAQVSGQLQVRGPQGSFVLQQGTINPRCFVSGGTGLAPMLSMLRLMAEFGETNESYLYFGVNEEKDLFALEEIDAVKSSLPALNVEVCVFKATEDWKGYHGTPVDAFKDDLAKLIKRGLTPEVYLCGPPGLIDAAKSAASTIGLAEENVYSERFLPS, via the coding sequence ATGAGTACAAATTATAAAATCAGTCTTTCCACACGCGACGGTCAAAACGTTCATTTTGATTGTCCTGAGGGCAGTGATGTCTTAACAGCCGCTGAAAATGCAGGCTATAGCCTGCCTGCTGTCTGTCGTGGGGGCGGTTGTGGAACTTGTAAAGGAAACTGTTCCAAAGGAAACTACGAATTAACCGACATCAACCCGGAAGCTCTCAGCAAGGAAGCACAGGAAGAAGGGCAGGTTTTATTTTGTCGCACCTTCCCAAAAAGTGACCTTGACGTTGCCATCAATTCAGACCTGAACCATATTTCACAAGGCCCTGCCAAAAGCTTCAAGGCTGACATCACAGCTGTGGACGATATGGGCGGTGAAGTACGGCGCCTATTGGTCACGGTGCAAAGCAATGAAGACGGTGAAAGCTGCCCCCCGTTTGAACCGGGGCAATTTTTCGAACTACAAATTCCGGGAACGGACATTTGGCGTGCCTATTCGGTTGCCAATGCACCTAACTGGGCATCAGAACTGGAATTCATCATTCGCCTGCAACCCAACGGTAAATTTTCCCACTGGATTGCCAACGAGGCACAAGTCAGCGGACAGTTACAAGTGCGTGGCCCGCAAGGCAGTTTTGTCTTGCAACAAGGGACCATCAACCCGCGCTGTTTTGTTTCTGGCGGGACCGGGCTTGCCCCCATGCTATCCATGTTGCGTCTGATGGCTGAATTTGGGGAAACAAATGAAAGCTATCTCTATTTCGGGGTCAATGAGGAAAAAGATCTGTTCGCGCTTGAAGAAATAGACGCCGTTAAGAGCAGTTTACCTGCCTTAAACGTAGAAGTCTGCGTCTTCAAAGCGACAGAAGACTGGAAGGGCTATCACGGCACCCCCGTTGATGCCTTCAAGGATGATCTTGCTAAACTGATTAAACGCGGATTGACACCAGAAGTGTATCTATGCGGTCCACCGGGTTTAATTGATGCTGCAAAATCAGCCGCAAGCACCATTGGTTTGGCAGAGGAAAATGTCTATTCAGAGCGTTTTCTCCCCAGTTGA
- the hcp gene encoding hydroxylamine reductase, translating to MFCYQCEETARYEGGAGCNSTVGMCGKDEQTSDLQDLLIYAVKGVAQYAQKARELGVADNEAGRFMMRAMFTTLTNVNFVPARINALIKEAKETKDRLKDACEKAAGSAVELEGPASWRIPAETSELLAQAEMAAIRAGEAEVGEDIIGLRSLLLYGMKGICAYGFHALVLDKEADEVFAGIEDVLAYLASDPTDVNELTAKALEGGKVNYKIMELLDAGARDKFGIPEPTQVRMSPKAGKAILISGHDMVDLKAILEQTEGTGINVYTHGEMLPSHAYPELKKFEHLAGNYGGAWQDQQQDFADFPGPILMTSNCLIEPQASYRQRIFTTGPVGWPGLRHIEGHNFSMLVQAAKALPGFAQDAEEKTAMVGFGRESILGVADTVIDAVKGGAIKHFFLVGGCDGHLPGRSYYTDFVEQAPKDTVVLTLGCGKYRFNHLDLGDIGGVPRLLDVGQCNDSYSAIQVAIALADAFDCDINELPLTLNISWFEQKAAAVLLTLLALNVKGIRLGPTLPAFLTPAVVNTLVEAFDIKTITTPEADLADALGAAAE from the coding sequence GTGTTTTGCTATCAGTGTGAAGAAACGGCCCGTTATGAAGGCGGTGCAGGGTGTAACTCAACAGTAGGGATGTGCGGTAAAGATGAACAAACATCGGACCTGCAGGACCTGTTGATTTATGCCGTCAAAGGTGTCGCGCAATATGCGCAAAAAGCACGCGAGTTAGGTGTAGCCGATAATGAAGCCGGCCGTTTCATGATGCGCGCCATGTTTACCACGCTGACGAATGTGAACTTTGTTCCCGCCCGCATCAATGCCCTGATCAAAGAAGCAAAAGAAACAAAAGACCGTCTGAAAGATGCTTGTGAAAAAGCTGCGGGCAGTGCTGTTGAGCTTGAAGGCCCAGCCAGCTGGCGCATTCCGGCAGAAACATCAGAACTCCTGGCCCAAGCTGAAATGGCGGCAATTCGTGCTGGTGAGGCCGAAGTTGGTGAAGATATCATCGGGCTGCGCTCCCTCCTGCTTTACGGCATGAAAGGGATTTGCGCCTATGGCTTCCACGCTCTGGTTCTGGATAAAGAGGCCGATGAGGTTTTTGCGGGTATTGAAGATGTCTTGGCCTATCTTGCCAGCGATCCCACTGATGTCAATGAACTGACTGCCAAAGCCCTGGAAGGCGGCAAGGTTAATTACAAGATTATGGAACTGCTGGATGCCGGTGCCCGTGATAAATTCGGCATTCCAGAACCAACTCAGGTTCGCATGTCTCCCAAGGCAGGAAAAGCTATTCTGATTTCCGGTCACGACATGGTCGATTTGAAAGCCATTTTAGAACAAACCGAAGGCACAGGTATCAATGTCTACACCCATGGCGAGATGTTACCATCCCACGCTTACCCGGAATTGAAAAAATTCGAGCATCTGGCAGGAAACTATGGTGGGGCCTGGCAAGACCAGCAGCAAGATTTTGCAGATTTCCCCGGTCCTATCCTGATGACCTCAAACTGCCTGATTGAACCGCAAGCTTCTTATCGCCAGCGCATTTTCACCACCGGTCCTGTGGGTTGGCCGGGCCTGCGCCATATTGAGGGCCATAATTTTTCTATGCTGGTTCAAGCTGCCAAAGCCCTGCCCGGCTTTGCACAGGATGCAGAAGAAAAAACAGCCATGGTTGGCTTTGGACGTGAATCCATTTTGGGTGTTGCTGACACCGTGATTGATGCGGTTAAAGGCGGTGCAATCAAGCACTTCTTCCTGGTTGGCGGTTGTGACGGCCATTTGCCGGGGCGTAGCTACTACACTGACTTTGTTGAACAAGCGCCAAAAGATACTGTGGTTCTGACATTGGGCTGTGGCAAATATCGCTTTAATCACCTTGACCTTGGGGATATTGGCGGCGTTCCTCGCCTGTTGGATGTTGGTCAATGTAACGACAGTTATTCTGCCATTCAGGTGGCAATTGCATTAGCTGATGCCTTTGACTGTGACATCAATGAGCTGCCATTGACATTGAACATCTCTTGGTTTGAGCAAAAAGCCGCCGCTGTTTTGCTGACCCTGCTGGCCCTGAATGTCAAAGGCATCCGCCTTGGCCCAACACTCCCAGCCTTTTTGACACCGGCTGTGGTGAATACATTGGTTGAAGCCTTTGATATCAAGACCATTACCACACCAGAGGCTGACCTTGCCGACGCCCTTGGTGCGGCAGCGGAATAA
- a CDS encoding helix-turn-helix transcriptional regulator — translation MNKDREQKKLLDVGNRLRISRTALGLSQKDLYQTLGVKAASWSHWESGKRMPDPIVMFDLYEKFGITMEWIYGGDIRGLPFSIAQTILKEAS, via the coding sequence ATGAATAAAGACCGAGAACAAAAAAAACTATTGGATGTTGGAAATCGACTCAGGATTTCCAGGACGGCACTTGGTTTATCCCAGAAAGATCTATATCAAACACTTGGTGTCAAAGCTGCCAGTTGGAGTCACTGGGAAAGTGGGAAGAGAATGCCTGATCCAATTGTTATGTTTGATCTTTATGAAAAATTTGGGATCACGATGGAATGGATATACGGCGGTGATATCCGAGGGTTACCTTTTTCCATCGCCCAGACCATTCTAAAGGAAGCGTCGTAA
- a CDS encoding recombinase family protein translates to MAEQSHNKAVPVRAAQYVRMSTEHQKYSTENQSDAILQYALNKGYEIVDTYEDKGRSGLNVEGRSGLQCLLSDVENGTTNFSVVLVYDISRWGRFQDSDESAYYEYLCKRAGIRIEYCAEQFENDGSISSTIVKTVKRAMAGEYSRELSTKVFAGQCRLVELGYRQGGQAGYGLRRLLIDEKGIPKGILKRGERKSLQTDRVILTHGPQDEVDTVCWMYQVFTQGHMNERQIAEYLNDQGILTDLHHPWSRATIHQVLTNEKYIGNNVYNRSSGKLKRTRTNNPVEMWVRCKGAFDAIVDIETFDTAQSIIEERNRRFTDDQMLECLVKLLNKHGSLSGFIIDETDGIPSSGAYRNRFGSLIRAYKKVGFTPERDYRYIEINKHLRGLHPELVQETISKIEELGGQVSISQRAGLLTINNEFTASLILSRCQETKAGSLRWNIRLESSLKPDITIAVRMAYNNKEALDYYLLPSIDTISSRLRLAEDNGINLDIYRFDNLDYLYRLARRVNLKEVV, encoded by the coding sequence ATGGCTGAACAATCTCACAATAAGGCAGTTCCTGTTCGAGCTGCGCAATATGTTCGGATGTCCACTGAACATCAAAAGTATTCGACTGAAAATCAGAGCGATGCAATCCTTCAGTATGCCCTGAACAAAGGCTACGAAATTGTAGACACATATGAAGATAAGGGCAGGAGTGGCCTCAATGTCGAGGGTCGTAGTGGGCTACAGTGTCTTCTTTCTGATGTGGAAAATGGAACAACCAATTTCTCCGTGGTCCTTGTTTATGACATCAGTCGTTGGGGCCGGTTTCAGGATTCCGATGAAAGTGCCTATTACGAATATTTGTGTAAGCGTGCCGGAATACGTATCGAATATTGTGCCGAGCAGTTTGAGAATGATGGTAGCATCAGTTCTACAATTGTTAAAACAGTCAAGCGGGCCATGGCTGGCGAATACAGTCGGGAACTTTCAACAAAGGTATTTGCAGGGCAATGTCGGTTGGTGGAACTTGGCTATCGGCAAGGTGGGCAAGCGGGCTATGGGTTACGACGCCTTTTGATTGATGAAAAAGGAATTCCGAAAGGCATTCTGAAACGAGGAGAGCGCAAAAGTCTTCAAACAGACAGGGTAATTCTGACCCATGGGCCTCAAGATGAAGTGGATACTGTGTGTTGGATGTATCAGGTTTTCACTCAGGGACACATGAATGAGAGGCAGATTGCAGAATATCTAAATGATCAAGGCATTCTGACAGACCTTCATCACCCCTGGAGCCGGGCAACTATTCATCAGGTTCTAACAAATGAAAAATATATCGGTAACAATGTCTATAACCGTTCATCAGGAAAATTAAAAAGAACACGAACAAACAACCCAGTTGAAATGTGGGTTCGCTGCAAAGGTGCTTTCGATGCCATTGTTGACATTGAAACCTTCGACACAGCCCAGTCCATTATTGAAGAAAGAAACAGGCGTTTCACAGATGATCAGATGTTGGAATGTCTGGTGAAGCTTTTAAATAAACATGGATCTCTTTCTGGCTTTATTATTGATGAGACAGACGGAATACCATCTTCAGGTGCTTATCGTAACCGTTTTGGCAGTTTGATCCGTGCCTATAAGAAAGTCGGTTTCACACCAGAACGTGATTATCGCTATATCGAAATCAATAAACATTTAAGAGGACTTCATCCTGAACTGGTTCAGGAAACGATCTCTAAAATCGAAGAGCTAGGTGGTCAGGTATCCATTTCTCAACGAGCTGGTTTACTCACGATCAATAATGAATTTACCGCATCACTGATTTTAAGCCGTTGTCAGGAAACAAAAGCCGGATCATTGCGCTGGAATATCCGGCTGGAGAGCAGCTTAAAGCCGGACATTACCATTGCCGTAAGGATGGCATACAACAACAAAGAGGCATTGGATTATTACCTTTTACCTTCAATAGACACCATATCTTCCCGTCTCAGATTGGCGGAAGACAACGGCATTAATCTTGATATCTATCGATTTGACAACTTGGACTACCTCTATCGTCTTGCAAGACGTGTAAACTTGAAGGAGGTCGTTTAA